The Radiobacillus deserti genomic interval CTAATAGAATGGAATAAACTGAAATCAACGGTTATTCACCCAGGAGATGTATTAATCGTTGGAAAGAAATCGACGTCTACACCGACGAGGCCATCCACTCCGTCTAAGACTGTAACACCTAGTAATCCGACTACTCCAGACACTAAGCTAGGCCAACCAATCTCCACCCTGATACACATTGTGAAGGCTGGAGATTCACTATGGAAGCTGAGTCAATATTATCAAGTAGCTTTAAATGACATTAAAAAGTGGAACAAATTAACCTCCAATAATATTTACGTTGGACAAAAACTGAAAATCAAACAAACAGCAGATGAACCTAGTATGCCAACTCCGGCGCCTATTAAAATCCCTGTTCATTTGCCAGCTTCACCAGATTTCGATGTGTCCAAGCTCATAACCGAAGCGACAGCATTGTTTGGAAGTCCATATCTATATGGTGGTTCTGATCCCGCCGGCTTTGATTGTAGTGGATTTATCTTTTATGTGTACAATCTAGCTGGTAAAAACATTGCTAGATACTCTAGTGATGGGTATTATAACCGTTCTTTCTATGTACAAAAGCCACAAATCGGAGACCTTGTATTTTTTGAAAATACATACAAGCAAGGAATTTCCCATGTCGGCATTTACGTCGGGGAGAATCAATTCATGCACGCTGGCGACAATGGTGTAACGGTATCGGACCTATCCAATTCATA includes:
- a CDS encoding LysM peptidoglycan-binding domain-containing protein, whose protein sequence is MKKKTILSVAASAVVATTLLATPAEAATYTVKKGDSLWLIAQRYNTSVSELVKLNKLNNHVVFPNQVMNVTAPSKQINKETSSRSTVKTYKVKRGDSLSKIAAKHKISLRQLIEWNKLKSTVIHPGDVLIVGKKSTSTPTRPSTPSKTVTPSNPTTPDTKLGQPISTLIHIVKAGDSLWKLSQYYQVALNDIKKWNKLTSNNIYVGQKLKIKQTADEPSMPTPAPIKIPVHLPASPDFDVSKLITEATALFGSPYLYGGSDPAGFDCSGFIFYVYNLAGKNIARYSSDGYYNRSFYVQKPQIGDLVFFENTYKQGISHVGIYVGENQFMHAGDNGVTVSDLSNSYWQQHFDGYKRFY